A portion of the Campylobacter showae CSUNSWCD genome contains these proteins:
- a CDS encoding trans-sulfuration enzyme family protein produces the protein MKIDTLIVKGLEAKNNPHGAVVPPIYLATTFAQDGLDDFQKYAYSRSANPTRNAFEELFAKFEDSKYAFALASGMAATSAVFNLLKSGDKVLLNSNVYGGTYRYANGIFANFGIKFELVEDLNKISRLDEDVKMIFIETPSNPLLRVTDIARLAELARKNGALVVVDNTFLTPYYQKALKFGADIVVYSATKYIGGHADVIAGIVTTNDDALAERIAFMKNTLGATLSPADAYNLIRGLKTLSVRFDRQSENTLKIVEFLEKNSAVKAVYYAGSFSAEEKRIQNAQASGIGALISLELKDGYDYKIFAKSLELFDLAVSLGGVESLICHPASMTHESYSQDLQAKIGITQGLLRLAVGIENSDDLIADLEQAINKAKI, from the coding sequence ATGAAAATAGATACGCTAATCGTAAAAGGCCTCGAAGCCAAAAACAACCCTCACGGCGCGGTCGTTCCGCCTATTTATCTTGCCACGACGTTTGCGCAAGACGGTTTAGACGACTTTCAAAAGTACGCTTATTCTCGTAGCGCAAATCCGACGAGAAATGCATTTGAAGAGCTTTTTGCTAAATTTGAAGACAGCAAATACGCATTTGCTCTAGCTTCGGGCATGGCGGCGACCTCGGCGGTTTTTAACCTGCTAAAAAGCGGCGACAAGGTGCTTTTAAACAGCAATGTTTACGGAGGCACTTACCGCTACGCAAACGGTATTTTCGCAAATTTCGGGATCAAATTTGAACTCGTCGAAGATCTAAATAAAATCTCTCGTCTAGACGAGGATGTTAAGATGATATTTATCGAAACGCCGTCAAATCCGCTACTGCGAGTAACGGATATCGCCAGACTAGCCGAGCTAGCTCGTAAAAACGGCGCGCTTGTCGTCGTCGATAATACTTTTTTGACGCCGTATTATCAAAAAGCGCTAAAATTTGGTGCCGATATCGTCGTTTATAGTGCGACGAAATATATCGGCGGACATGCCGACGTAATTGCGGGAATCGTGACTACGAACGACGATGCGCTAGCCGAGCGTATAGCTTTTATGAAAAATACTCTGGGTGCGACGCTAAGCCCTGCAGATGCTTATAATCTAATAAGAGGCCTCAAAACTCTTAGCGTGAGATTTGATAGACAAAGCGAAAATACGCTAAAAATCGTAGAATTTTTAGAAAAAAACTCGGCCGTTAAAGCCGTGTATTACGCAGGTTCATTTTCGGCCGAGGAAAAACGTATCCAAAACGCCCAAGCTAGCGGTATCGGCGCGCTAATCTCGCTGGAGCTAAAGGATGGCTACGACTATAAAATTTTTGCTAAAAGCTTGGAGCTTTTTGATCTAGCCGTGAGCCTTGGCGGCGTAGAGAGTCTAATCTGCCATCCGGCCTCAATGACTCATGAATCTTATTCGCAGGATTTACAAGCTAAAATCGGCATTACTCAAGGTTTGCTACGCCTTGCCGTCGGTATCGAAAATTCGGATGATTTGATCGCGGATTTGGAGCAGGCAATAAATAAAGCTAAAATTTAA
- a CDS encoding amino acid ABC transporter ATP-binding protein produces MIKFKNLTKKFGDNVVLNGLNLEFKDGETTVILGSSGSGKSTLLRCINLLEIPDGGELELGGDKINFAGKISKKDMLPFREHTGMVFQSFNLFPHLTALQNVTEGPVQVLKIPKDQAEIEALALLEKVGLKGKEHEYPSRLSGGQSQRVAIARALAMKPYFLLLDEPTSALDPELEAEVLKVIGGLSKERDSLIIVTHNMNFARKVADRILFLERGNIEFDGTAEEFFSSDSPRIVKFISAMDF; encoded by the coding sequence ATGATAAAATTTAAAAATTTGACTAAGAAATTCGGAGACAACGTTGTTTTAAACGGCTTAAATTTAGAATTTAAAGACGGCGAGACTACGGTTATTTTAGGAAGCTCGGGCTCGGGTAAATCAACCCTGCTGCGTTGCATAAATTTACTCGAGATCCCGGACGGCGGCGAGCTTGAGCTTGGAGGCGATAAGATAAATTTCGCCGGTAAAATTTCGAAAAAAGATATGCTACCGTTTCGCGAGCACACGGGGATGGTCTTTCAGAGCTTTAATCTATTTCCACACCTAACGGCTCTACAAAATGTAACCGAAGGCCCCGTGCAGGTGCTTAAAATCCCGAAAGATCAGGCGGAAATTGAGGCCCTGGCGCTACTTGAAAAGGTCGGACTGAAGGGTAAGGAGCACGAGTATCCAAGCAGGCTCTCGGGCGGTCAATCGCAGCGGGTGGCGATAGCGCGAGCACTTGCGATGAAGCCGTATTTTTTGCTTTTGGACGAGCCCACGAGTGCGCTTGATCCGGAGCTTGAGGCCGAGGTTTTGAAGGTCATCGGCGGCCTTAGCAAGGAGCGCGACTCGCTCATCATCGTCACGCATAATATGAACTTCGCCCGCAAAGTCGCGGATAGAATCTTATTTTTAGAGCGCGGCAATATCGAATTTGACGGTACGGCGGAGGAATTTTTCAGCAGCGATTCGCCGCGCATAGTCAAATTTATCTCGGCGATGGATTTTTAA